A stretch of the Proteus sp. ZN5 genome encodes the following:
- the glmM gene encoding phosphoglucosamine mutase yields MSERKYFGTDGIRGKVGDSPITPDFVLKLGWAAGKVLARHGSRKIIIGKDTRISGYMLESALEAGLAAAGLSASFTGPMPTPAVAYLTRTFRAEAGIVISASHNPYYDNGIKFFSIDGTKLPDEVEEAIEAEMEKPITCVESAELGRANRIVDAAGRYIEFCKGTFPNENNLNGLKVVVDCAHGATYHIAPNVFRELGAEVITIGCDPTGININEECGATDVRMLQKRVLEEGADVGLAFDGDGDRIIMVDHQGLKVDGDQILYIIAREALRQGQLRGGAVGTLMSNMGLEIALKQLGIPFVRAKVGDRYVLEKLQEKGWRLGAENSGHIILLDKTTTGDGIVAGLQVLSAMVRNHMSLHDLCSGMKLLPQILVNVRFTGSHDPLQTPEVQKVAKAVEEELAGKGRVLLRKSGTEPLIRVMVEGENEEQVTAMANRIADAVKHVG; encoded by the coding sequence ATGAGCGAACGTAAATACTTTGGAACAGATGGTATCCGTGGAAAAGTAGGTGATAGTCCAATTACACCTGATTTTGTATTAAAACTAGGTTGGGCTGCGGGCAAAGTATTAGCACGTCATGGCTCTCGTAAAATCATTATTGGTAAAGATACACGTATTTCAGGCTATATGCTGGAATCTGCATTAGAGGCGGGTTTAGCTGCTGCTGGTTTATCTGCCTCATTTACAGGACCAATGCCAACACCAGCTGTTGCTTATTTAACGCGTACATTCCGTGCTGAAGCGGGGATCGTGATTTCAGCTTCCCATAACCCTTATTACGATAACGGGATCAAATTCTTCTCTATTGATGGCACCAAATTACCAGATGAAGTAGAAGAAGCCATTGAAGCTGAAATGGAAAAGCCTATTACCTGTGTTGAGTCAGCAGAGCTTGGTCGTGCAAATCGTATCGTGGATGCAGCAGGTCGCTACATTGAATTCTGTAAAGGGACTTTCCCAAATGAAAACAATCTTAACGGTCTAAAAGTGGTTGTCGATTGTGCTCATGGCGCAACATATCATATTGCACCAAATGTATTTCGTGAATTAGGTGCTGAGGTGATCACTATTGGTTGTGATCCAACGGGTATCAATATCAACGAAGAGTGTGGTGCAACAGATGTTCGCATGTTGCAAAAACGCGTATTAGAAGAAGGCGCTGATGTTGGTTTAGCTTTTGATGGTGACGGCGACCGTATCATCATGGTTGACCATCAAGGTCTGAAAGTTGATGGTGACCAAATTCTCTACATTATTGCGAGAGAAGCGTTACGCCAAGGTCAATTACGCGGTGGTGCAGTAGGTACTCTAATGAGCAATATGGGATTAGAGATAGCACTGAAACAACTGGGTATTCCTTTTGTAAGAGCAAAAGTGGGTGACCGCTATGTACTTGAAAAATTACAAGAGAAAGGCTGGCGCTTAGGTGCTGAAAACTCTGGTCATATTATTTTATTAGATAAAACGACTACTGGTGACGGTATTGTTGCAGGCTTACAAGTTTTAAGTGCAATGGTACGTAACCACATGAGCCTGCATGATTTATGCAGTGGTATGAAACTATTACCACAAATTTTAGTGAATGTTCGTTTTACGGGGAGTCACGATCCGCTACAAACACCTGAAGTTCAGAAAGTCGCTAAAGCGGTTGAAGAAGAACTGGCTGGTAAAGGACGTGTATTACTGCGTAAATCAGGTACAGAGCCTTTAATTCGTGTCATGGTTGAAGGTGAAAATGAAGAGCAAGTCACTGCGATGGCAAATCGTATTGCTGACGCTGTGAAGCATGTTGGTTAA
- the nusA gene encoding transcription termination factor NusA, with amino-acid sequence MNKEILAVVEAVSNEKSLPREKIFEALETALATATKKKYEQEIDVRVCIDRKTGDFDTFRRWVAVDEVTQPTREITLEAAQYEDPSIELGGYIEDQIESVTFDRITTQTAKQVIVQKVREAERAMVVDQFREQLGEIITGVVKKVNRENITLDLGNNAEAVILREDMLPRENFRPGDRLRGVLYDVRTETRGAQLFVTRSRPEMLVELFRIEVPEIGEEIIEIKAAARDPGSRAKIAVKTNDKRIDPVGACVGMRGARVQAVSSELGGERIDIVLWDDNPAQFVINAMAPADVASIVVDEDKCTMDVAVESSNLAQAIGRNGQNVRLAAQLLKKHRGDDKWELNVMTADELNAKHQAEANAAIEIFTKHLDIDEDFATVLVEEGFSTLEELVYVPISELLAIDGLDEDTVEALRERAKAALTTIELAQKESLGDNQPAEDLLALEGLERSLAFDLAARGICTLEDLAEQGIDDLTDIEGLNSERAGELIMAARNICWFGNDA; translated from the coding sequence ATGAACAAAGAGATTCTGGCTGTTGTGGAAGCGGTCTCTAACGAAAAATCTCTTCCTCGTGAAAAGATTTTTGAAGCACTGGAAACCGCACTAGCGACAGCAACTAAGAAAAAATACGAGCAAGAAATTGACGTTCGCGTATGTATCGACCGTAAAACCGGTGATTTTGATACATTCCGTCGTTGGGTTGCCGTTGATGAAGTAACTCAACCAACTCGTGAAATTACACTTGAAGCTGCTCAATATGAAGATCCTAGTATCGAACTAGGTGGTTATATTGAAGATCAAATCGAATCTGTTACTTTCGACCGTATTACAACACAAACAGCTAAACAAGTTATCGTACAAAAAGTACGTGAAGCTGAAAGAGCAATGGTTGTTGATCAATTCCGCGAACAATTAGGCGAAATTATCACGGGTGTTGTGAAGAAAGTGAACCGTGAAAATATCACTTTAGATTTAGGCAATAACGCTGAAGCGGTTATTTTACGCGAAGATATGTTACCGCGTGAAAACTTCCGTCCAGGTGACCGTTTACGTGGCGTTTTATACGACGTACGTACAGAAACTCGTGGTGCACAACTTTTCGTGACACGCTCTCGCCCTGAAATGCTGGTTGAACTTTTCCGTATTGAAGTACCAGAAATTGGTGAAGAAATCATTGAAATTAAAGCTGCAGCACGTGATCCAGGTTCTCGTGCCAAAATCGCAGTAAAAACTAACGACAAGCGTATTGACCCTGTGGGTGCTTGTGTTGGTATGCGTGGTGCACGTGTACAAGCCGTTTCCAGCGAATTGGGCGGCGAGCGAATTGATATTGTTCTGTGGGATGATAATCCTGCACAATTCGTTATTAATGCAATGGCTCCGGCAGATGTTGCTTCTATTGTTGTCGATGAAGACAAATGCACAATGGATGTTGCAGTTGAAAGCAGTAATCTTGCACAGGCAATTGGCCGTAATGGTCAAAACGTTCGCCTAGCAGCACAGTTACTGAAGAAACATCGTGGTGATGACAAGTGGGAATTAAACGTCATGACTGCTGATGAACTGAATGCAAAACATCAGGCAGAAGCAAACGCAGCCATTGAAATATTTACTAAGCATCTCGACATTGATGAAGACTTCGCAACTGTTTTAGTTGAAGAAGGTTTCTCTACCCTTGAAGAGTTAGTTTATGTGCCAATCAGTGAACTGCTGGCTATTGACGGTTTAGATGAAGACACCGTTGAAGCTCTGCGTGAAAGAGCAAAAGCAGCACTAACAACGATTGAATTAGCTCAAAAAGAAAGCCTAGGCGATAACCAACCAGCCGAGGACTTATTAGCTCTCGAAGGATTGGAGCGCTCTTTAGCATTTGATCTAGCTGCCCGTGGTATCTGCACACTGGAAGATCTTGCCGAACAGGGTATCGACGACCTAACTGATATTGAAGGCTTAAATAGTGAGCGCGCAGGCGAACTCATTATGGCCGCACGTAATATCTGCTGGTTTGGGAATGATGCGTAA
- the rlmE gene encoding 23S rRNA (uridine(2552)-2'-O)-methyltransferase RlmE has protein sequence MANKKRSASSSRWLQEHFSDKYVQQAQKKGFRSRAWFKLEEIQQSDNIFKPGMTVVDLGAAPGGWSQYVVQQLGNKGRIIACDLLPMDPIVGVDFLQGDFRDELVLKALLDRVGENKVQVVMSDMAPNMSGTPAVDIPRSMYLVELALDMCRDVLAPGGSFIVKVFQGEGFDEYLGQIRSLFTKVKVRKPDASRSRSREVYIVATGRKL, from the coding sequence ATGGCCAATAAGAAACGTTCGGCAAGCTCTAGCCGCTGGTTACAAGAACATTTTAGTGATAAATATGTTCAGCAAGCACAGAAAAAAGGGTTTCGCTCTCGTGCTTGGTTTAAACTGGAAGAAATTCAGCAAAGTGACAATATCTTTAAACCAGGTATGACCGTTGTCGATTTAGGAGCAGCCCCTGGAGGGTGGTCTCAATACGTTGTACAGCAGTTAGGAAACAAAGGTCGAATTATCGCATGTGACCTTTTACCTATGGATCCTATAGTTGGAGTCGATTTCCTTCAAGGCGATTTTCGTGATGAACTTGTGTTGAAGGCATTGCTTGATAGAGTAGGTGAAAACAAAGTCCAGGTTGTCATGTCTGACATGGCTCCAAACATGAGCGGTACGCCCGCGGTCGATATCCCTCGATCCATGTATTTAGTAGAGTTAGCGCTTGATATGTGTCGTGATGTACTGGCTCCCGGGGGAAGTTTTATTGTCAAAGTGTTTCAGGGAGAAGGCTTTGATGAATACCTGGGGCAAATACGCTCCCTGTTTACGAAAGTGAAAGTTCGTAAACCAGACGCTTCGCGGTCTCGTTCTCGTGAGGTATATATTGTAGCCACAGGGCGTAAACTTTAG
- the cgtA gene encoding Obg family GTPase CgtA, which translates to MKFVDEAKILIVAGDGGNGCVSFRREKYIPNGGPDGGDGGDGGDVYMIADENLNTLIDYRFTKSYRAERGENGHSRDCTGKRGQDITISVPVGTRVRDLATNEVIADLTAHGQKQMVAKGGFHGLGNTRFKSSVNRAPRQRTMGTPGESREVLLELMLLADVGMLGMPNAGKSTFIRAVSAAKPKVADYPFTTLVPSLGVVRMDNHQSFVVADIPGLIEGAADGAGLGIQFLKHLERCRVLLHLIDIDPIDGSDPVENAKIIISELEKYSEKLAQKPRWLVFNKVDLLDAEEAKEKAKAIVEALGWDENYYMIAAINQEGVKKLCWNIMEFLNVTPREQDIVATKVEPGKVDFMWDDYHKEQLENPDFEEDDDDDWDEEDDEGIEFIYQR; encoded by the coding sequence ATGAAATTTGTTGATGAGGCCAAGATCCTAATCGTCGCGGGCGATGGTGGTAACGGCTGTGTAAGCTTTCGTCGCGAAAAATATATCCCTAACGGGGGACCAGACGGTGGTGATGGTGGTGATGGTGGTGATGTCTACATGATTGCAGACGAAAACCTTAACACCTTAATTGATTACCGTTTTACAAAATCTTATCGTGCAGAACGTGGTGAAAATGGTCACAGTCGTGACTGTACTGGTAAGCGTGGTCAAGATATTACTATTAGTGTTCCTGTTGGAACGCGTGTCCGTGATTTAGCAACAAATGAAGTCATTGCTGACTTAACCGCACACGGTCAAAAGCAAATGGTTGCTAAAGGCGGCTTCCACGGTTTAGGTAATACTCGTTTTAAATCATCGGTTAACCGTGCTCCACGTCAACGTACAATGGGGACGCCGGGTGAATCTCGCGAAGTCCTATTAGAGCTAATGTTATTAGCTGATGTGGGTATGCTTGGTATGCCAAATGCGGGTAAATCCACATTTATTCGTGCAGTATCAGCAGCAAAACCTAAAGTTGCTGACTATCCATTTACAACGTTAGTACCAAGCTTAGGCGTGGTGCGTATGGATAATCACCAAAGCTTTGTCGTTGCTGATATTCCCGGATTAATCGAAGGCGCTGCTGATGGTGCAGGTCTTGGGATCCAATTCTTAAAACACTTAGAACGTTGTCGTGTGTTATTACACTTGATCGATATTGATCCTATTGATGGATCGGATCCTGTGGAGAATGCAAAAATTATTATCTCTGAACTAGAGAAATACAGCGAAAAATTAGCACAAAAACCACGTTGGTTAGTGTTTAATAAAGTTGATCTTCTTGATGCTGAAGAAGCAAAAGAAAAGGCAAAAGCAATTGTTGAAGCGCTGGGTTGGGATGAAAACTATTACATGATAGCGGCCATCAACCAAGAAGGTGTGAAAAAACTTTGCTGGAATATCATGGAATTCCTGAATGTTACTCCGCGTGAGCAAGATATTGTTGCGACAAAAGTAGAGCCAGGAAAAGTTGACTTTATGTGGGATGATTACCACAAAGAACAGCTTGAAAACCCTGATTTCGAAGAAGATGACGATGATGATTGGGATGAAGAAGACGACGAAGGTATTGAGTTTATCTATCAACGTTAA
- the dacB gene encoding serine-type D-Ala-D-Ala carboxypeptidase — protein sequence MRLLSIFRRILYTLSIISFSTQAIPVENYTSLLPEGTQVGLITQPVGAASPNLNYHADQLALPASTQKVVTALAALLQLGGNYQFTTTMETEGKIKDNQLIGDLIFRFTGDPTLTRQQLRAMVAVLKQSGVTKVHGDLLIDTSAFSSHDKAPGWVWNDLTQCFSAPPSAAIVDKNCFSVLLQSGNKEGDIATIRKASFYPVTVLSEVETYEKGSTRTRFCELDVTVRDLNTYVITGCIPKRDDAVPLMFSIQDGAHWAGTILKEELQRANIELDGYIKRRSQLKAPVTVLAQTQSKPLHNLLTTMLKESDNMIADTIFRTIGREYYGVAGTWRSGAEATRTILKQKAGIDLGNTVMVDGSGLSRHNLISPATMMQVLQYIGQHESELNFINMLPLAGHDGTLQYRGGFHEAGVDGKVSAKTGSLKGVYNLAGFMTTANGQKVAFVQYVSAYSPPTQNRNAGRAYLVRFETNLYKDMYNNR from the coding sequence ATGCGCTTACTATCAATATTTCGACGGATACTCTACACATTAAGTATCATCAGTTTTTCAACTCAAGCGATACCAGTTGAAAACTACACATCCCTTCTTCCCGAAGGAACTCAAGTAGGTTTAATTACTCAACCCGTTGGCGCTGCTTCTCCTAATCTTAATTATCATGCCGATCAATTAGCACTTCCAGCAAGTACTCAAAAAGTGGTGACTGCACTCGCGGCATTACTTCAATTAGGTGGAAACTATCAATTCACAACAACAATGGAAACAGAAGGTAAGATAAAAGACAATCAGCTTATTGGTGATTTGATCTTTCGTTTTACAGGCGATCCTACATTAACCCGCCAACAATTAAGAGCAATGGTTGCTGTATTAAAACAATCTGGTGTTACAAAAGTGCATGGCGATTTGCTTATTGATACATCTGCTTTTTCAAGCCATGACAAAGCACCCGGCTGGGTTTGGAATGATCTAACTCAATGCTTTAGCGCCCCTCCTAGTGCTGCAATTGTTGATAAGAACTGCTTTTCTGTCTTACTGCAAAGCGGCAACAAAGAAGGTGATATTGCCACAATACGTAAAGCTTCTTTCTATCCTGTAACTGTTTTAAGTGAAGTTGAAACTTATGAGAAAGGTTCAACTCGTACCCGTTTTTGTGAATTAGATGTCACTGTCCGTGACTTAAATACCTATGTAATTACAGGTTGTATTCCTAAACGTGACGATGCAGTCCCTTTAATGTTCTCTATTCAAGATGGTGCGCATTGGGCTGGTACAATTTTAAAAGAAGAGTTACAGCGCGCCAATATTGAACTTGATGGATATATCAAACGTCGCTCTCAACTAAAAGCTCCCGTTACTGTACTGGCACAGACACAATCAAAACCGTTACATAACTTACTGACTACCATGCTAAAAGAGTCTGACAATATGATTGCAGATACCATATTTAGAACTATTGGTCGTGAGTATTATGGCGTTGCTGGCACTTGGCGCTCTGGTGCAGAAGCAACCCGCACTATTTTAAAACAAAAAGCAGGTATTGATTTAGGAAATACTGTTATGGTTGATGGCTCTGGCCTTTCTCGTCATAACCTCATTTCACCTGCAACCATGATGCAAGTCCTTCAATACATTGGACAACATGAAAGTGAATTAAACTTTATTAATATGCTTCCTCTTGCAGGACATGACGGTACATTACAGTATCGAGGCGGTTTTCATGAAGCAGGTGTTGATGGCAAAGTTTCCGCTAAAACGGGTTCATTAAAAGGGGTTTACAATCTTGCGGGCTTTATGACCACGGCAAACGGACAAAAAGTGGCGTTTGTGCAATACGTTTCGGCGTATTCACCTCCTACACAGAATCGTAATGCTGGACGCGCTTATTTAGTGCGTTTTGAAACAAACTTGTATAAAGATATGTACAACAATCGTTAG
- the ftsH gene encoding ATP-dependent zinc metalloprotease FtsH has translation MSDMAKNLILWLVIAVVLMSLFQSFGPSDSNSRKVDYSTFINELTNNQLREVSISGYDINVTKTDNSKYSTYMPMRDDNLLTTLMNRNVKVTGEPLEGQSLLTQIFVSWFPMLLLIGLWIFFMRQMQGGGGKGAMSFGKSKARMLTEDQIKTTFADVAGCDEAKEEVSELVEYLRDPGRFQKLGGKIPKGILMVGPPGTGKTLLAKAIAGEAKVPFFTISGSDFVEMFVGVGASRVRDMFEQAKKAAPCIIFIDEIDAVGRQRGAGLGGGHDEREQTLNQMLVEMDGFEGNEGIIVIAATNRPDVLDPALLRPGRFDRQVVVGLPDVRGREQILKVHMRRVPLSPDVDPAILARGTPGFSGADLANLVNEAALFAARGNKRVVSMVEFEKAKDKIMMGAERRSMVMTEEQKASTAYHEAGHAIIGRLVPEHDPVHKVTIIPRGRALGVTFFLPEGDQISASRQKLESQISTLYGGRLAEEIIYGVEHVSTGASNDIKVATNIARNMVTQWGFSEKLGPLLYAEEEGEVFLGRSVAKAQHMSDETARTIDEEIKAIVDRNYVRARQILMDNLDILHSMKDALMTYETIDAPQIDDLMNRRDVRPPAGWEGNNGNSGTTTTAQPAQTHVASEPKDKPESESDTPSDKNTH, from the coding sequence TTGAGTGACATGGCGAAAAACCTGATCCTCTGGCTAGTTATTGCAGTCGTTTTGATGTCATTATTCCAGAGCTTCGGACCCAGCGATTCGAATAGTCGTAAGGTGGATTACTCTACCTTTATCAATGAGTTAACTAATAACCAATTACGCGAGGTCAGCATAAGTGGTTATGATATTAATGTAACTAAAACAGATAACTCAAAGTACAGCACGTATATGCCTATGCGTGATGACAACCTGCTGACCACTTTAATGAACCGTAATGTAAAAGTAACGGGCGAGCCACTTGAAGGCCAAAGTCTTCTGACTCAAATTTTTGTGTCTTGGTTCCCAATGCTATTACTGATTGGTCTTTGGATTTTCTTTATGCGCCAAATGCAAGGTGGTGGCGGTAAAGGTGCGATGTCTTTTGGTAAAAGCAAAGCGCGCATGTTGACAGAAGACCAAATCAAAACAACCTTCGCTGATGTCGCGGGTTGTGATGAAGCGAAAGAAGAAGTAAGCGAATTAGTTGAGTATTTACGTGATCCGGGCCGTTTCCAGAAATTAGGGGGTAAAATCCCTAAAGGTATTCTGATGGTAGGGCCTCCAGGTACAGGTAAAACATTATTAGCAAAAGCTATCGCAGGTGAAGCTAAAGTTCCATTCTTTACCATTTCAGGTTCTGATTTCGTTGAAATGTTCGTGGGTGTGGGTGCTTCTCGTGTTCGTGATATGTTTGAACAAGCTAAAAAAGCAGCACCTTGTATCATCTTTATCGATGAAATCGATGCGGTTGGTCGTCAACGTGGTGCAGGTTTAGGTGGTGGTCATGATGAACGTGAACAAACACTGAACCAAATGCTAGTTGAGATGGATGGGTTCGAAGGTAATGAAGGTATTATCGTTATCGCGGCAACTAACCGCCCAGACGTATTAGACCCAGCATTACTTCGTCCAGGTCGTTTTGACCGTCAAGTGGTTGTTGGTTTACCTGATGTGCGTGGACGTGAGCAAATTCTTAAAGTCCATATGCGTCGTGTACCTTTATCACCAGACGTTGATCCAGCAATTTTAGCGCGAGGTACGCCAGGTTTCTCTGGTGCTGACTTAGCTAACTTAGTTAACGAAGCGGCTTTATTCGCTGCACGTGGTAATAAACGTGTTGTCTCAATGGTCGAATTTGAGAAAGCGAAAGATAAGATAATGATGGGCGCAGAGCGTCGTTCAATGGTGATGACTGAAGAACAAAAAGCATCAACCGCTTATCATGAAGCTGGTCACGCAATTATTGGTCGTTTGGTACCTGAACATGATCCTGTGCATAAAGTGACGATTATTCCTCGTGGACGTGCATTAGGTGTGACTTTCTTCTTACCTGAGGGTGACCAAATTAGTGCGAGTCGTCAGAAATTAGAGAGCCAGATTTCAACACTTTACGGTGGTCGTTTAGCTGAAGAAATTATCTATGGTGTAGAACATGTTTCTACAGGTGCTTCTAATGACATCAAAGTTGCAACCAATATCGCACGTAACATGGTGACACAGTGGGGCTTCTCTGAAAAATTAGGGCCATTACTGTACGCAGAAGAAGAAGGTGAAGTGTTCTTAGGTCGTTCTGTCGCTAAAGCGCAGCATATGTCTGATGAAACAGCGCGTACAATTGACGAAGAAATTAAAGCTATCGTTGATCGTAACTATGTTCGTGCTCGTCAAATCTTAATGGACAACCTTGATATTCTGCACTCAATGAAAGATGCACTGATGACTTATGAAACTATCGATGCGCCTCAAATTGATGATTTAATGAATCGTCGTGATGTTCGTCCACCTGCGGGTTGGGAAGGCAATAATGGCAATAGTGGTACAACGACTACTGCCCAGCCAGCACAAACGCATGTAGCGAGTGAGCCAAAAGATAAGCCTGAGTCAGAAAGTGATACACCTTCTGATAAAAATACTCACTAA
- the rimP gene encoding ribosome maturation factor RimP, producing MSTLEQKLTAMVSAPVEALGFEFVGLEFIRGRESTLRIYIDSEDGITVDDCADVSHQVSAVLDVEDPIQTVYNLEISSPGLERPLFTATHYEQFIGEEAAIVLRIAMQNRRKWQGIIKSVAGEMITVTVDGKDEVFALSNIQKANLVPHF from the coding sequence TTGTCCACATTAGAGCAAAAATTAACAGCGATGGTTTCAGCACCAGTAGAAGCATTAGGCTTTGAATTTGTCGGTCTTGAGTTTATTCGTGGCCGAGAATCAACATTGCGCATCTATATTGATAGTGAAGACGGTATCACTGTTGATGATTGTGCTGATGTTAGCCACCAGGTCAGTGCTGTGCTGGATGTTGAAGATCCAATTCAAACAGTTTATAACCTTGAGATTTCTTCTCCTGGTTTAGAACGACCTTTATTCACTGCAACGCATTATGAGCAATTTATCGGTGAAGAAGCCGCTATCGTATTACGAATTGCAATGCAAAACCGCCGTAAATGGCAGGGCATTATTAAGTCTGTCGCTGGCGAAATGATCACGGTTACTGTGGATGGTAAAGACGAAGTGTTCGCACTGAGCAACATCCAGAAAGCTAACCTGGTACCCCACTTTTAA
- the yhbY gene encoding ribosome assembly RNA-binding protein YhbY produces the protein MTLNKKQIQHLKGLAHHLNPVVMIGNNGLTEGVLAEIELALAHHELIKVKIAGEDRDVKNLIVAAIVRESGAQNVQVIGKILVLYRPSEARKIILPK, from the coding sequence ATGACTCTTAACAAAAAACAAATTCAACACCTGAAAGGGCTCGCTCATCACCTGAATCCAGTCGTTATGATTGGTAACAACGGGTTGACTGAAGGCGTTCTTGCAGAAATTGAACTCGCTCTGGCGCACCATGAGCTTATCAAAGTCAAAATCGCAGGCGAAGATCGAGATGTTAAAAACTTGATCGTGGCAGCGATTGTACGCGAAAGCGGTGCACAGAATGTACAAGTTATCGGAAAAATTCTTGTTCTTTACCGTCCTTCAGAAGCACGTAAGATTATTTTACCGAAATAA
- the greA gene encoding transcription elongation factor GreA — protein MNQIPMTVLGAEKLREELEYLKGVRRPEIIAAIAEAREHGDLKENAEYHAAREQQGFCEGRIQEIEAKLSNAQVIDITKMNNNGRIIFGSTVTLLNVETEEEQTYRIVGDDEANIKENLISVNSPIARGLIGKELDDVVVITTPGGQVEYEVLNVEYI, from the coding sequence ATGAATCAGATCCCTATGACAGTTCTAGGTGCAGAAAAATTACGCGAAGAGCTGGAATATTTAAAAGGTGTTCGTCGTCCAGAAATTATTGCTGCTATCGCTGAAGCTCGTGAACACGGAGATTTAAAAGAAAACGCGGAATATCATGCTGCAAGAGAGCAACAAGGTTTCTGTGAAGGTCGTATACAAGAAATTGAAGCAAAATTATCAAATGCTCAAGTCATTGATATTACAAAGATGAATAACAATGGTCGTATTATTTTTGGTTCAACAGTGACATTGTTAAATGTTGAAACCGAAGAAGAGCAAACTTACCGCATTGTTGGTGATGATGAAGCGAACATTAAAGAAAACTTAATTTCTGTTAACTCACCGATTGCGCGTGGGTTGATTGGTAAAGAGTTAGATGATGTCGTTGTTATCACTACACCGGGTGGACAAGTCGAGTACGAAGTTTTAAACGTAGAATACATTTAA
- the folP gene encoding dihydropteroate synthase: MKLMARGTELNLSTPQVMGILNVTPDSFSDGGTHNSLNDAVNHAAKLIAEGASIIDIGGESTRPGASDVSIDEELQRVVPVVEAIRQRFDVWISVDTSKAQVITESANAGASIINDIRSLQEPGALEAAAKTGLPVCIMHMQGDPKTMQQSPHYENVLIDVDRFLQENIQRCVDAGIEKNQIILDPGFGFGKNLAHNYQLLAHLSELHHFGLPILAGMSRKSMVGQLLNVPPQERVAGSVACAVIAAMQGAQIIRVHDVKETVDAMKVVQATLSAKENNE; this comes from the coding sequence ATGAAATTAATGGCTAGAGGAACAGAACTTAATTTATCAACACCTCAAGTTATGGGGATTTTGAATGTCACTCCAGACTCTTTCTCAGATGGTGGCACTCATAATTCACTTAATGATGCGGTTAACCACGCAGCAAAATTAATCGCTGAAGGGGCTTCTATCATCGATATTGGTGGTGAATCTACTAGACCCGGCGCAAGCGATGTCTCTATTGATGAAGAATTGCAGCGTGTTGTTCCTGTTGTTGAGGCTATTCGTCAACGTTTTGATGTTTGGATCTCTGTTGATACATCCAAAGCTCAAGTCATTACTGAATCAGCAAATGCGGGTGCTTCAATTATCAATGATATTCGCTCTTTACAAGAGCCGGGAGCACTTGAAGCGGCGGCTAAAACAGGTTTACCAGTATGTATTATGCATATGCAGGGTGATCCTAAAACCATGCAACAATCACCACATTATGAGAATGTGTTGATAGATGTTGATCGTTTTTTACAAGAAAATATTCAACGTTGTGTTGATGCTGGGATCGAAAAAAATCAAATTATTCTTGATCCAGGATTCGGCTTTGGTAAAAATTTAGCGCATAATTACCAATTATTAGCACACTTAAGTGAACTTCATCACTTTGGTCTACCCATACTTGCTGGAATGTCACGCAAATCAATGGTTGGACAACTATTGAATGTACCACCACAAGAGCGTGTAGCTGGTAGCGTGGCATGCGCTGTCATTGCAGCGATGCAAGGCGCACAAATTATTCGTGTACACGATGTTAAAGAGACTGTTGATGCGATGAAAGTCGTACAAGCGACTCTTTCTGCAAAGGAAAATAATGAATGA
- the secG gene encoding preprotein translocase subunit SecG, whose protein sequence is MYTALIVILIIVATGLVGLILLQQGKGADMGASFGAGASGTVFGSSGSANFMTRMTAVLATAFIVLALILGNLSANKTVREDSKWMSIEQTTEEAKKAEQLAAPVAPANTDIPQ, encoded by the coding sequence ATGTATACGGCACTCATTGTTATTCTTATCATTGTAGCAACAGGGCTAGTTGGTCTGATCCTGTTACAGCAGGGTAAAGGTGCTGATATGGGCGCTTCTTTTGGTGCAGGTGCTTCCGGTACAGTATTTGGTTCAAGCGGTTCAGCTAACTTTATGACCCGTATGACCGCTGTTTTAGCGACAGCTTTTATTGTACTTGCCCTTATTTTAGGTAATCTAAGTGCCAATAAAACTGTGCGTGAAGACAGCAAATGGATGTCTATCGAGCAGACTACAGAAGAAGCTAAAAAAGCTGAGCAGTTAGCAGCGCCTGTAGCGCCAGCAAATACAGATATTCCGCAGTAA